A single region of the Plutella xylostella chromosome 26, ilPluXylo3.1, whole genome shotgun sequence genome encodes:
- the LOC105379990 gene encoding uncharacterized protein LOC105379990: MSDYDDDELPPISVNIFDSQSMQLNMPDADVLALQRAQEAMRDMEIRRLREQACRLETGEVALFGTDSSGSEGEASLAATLDQLAVIPSSPTDTALPPLDALLEVFAENVPGDKEFCRELLQCLKEARSDAGKVVDCLVTNVTLLLTCDDTWTDEEFLNVCVSLLSVCACGGGARGRGARGAAAVLRQLVDNVASETQLFQLTSTIVSASIPS, encoded by the exons ATGAGCGACTACGATGATGACGAATTACCGCCGATATCCGTTAACATATTCGACAGCCAATCT ATGCAGCTAAACATGCCCGACGCTGATGTACTAGCACTGCAGAGGGCTCAAGAAGCGATGCGTGACATGGAGATCCGTCGCCTGCGCGAGCAGGCTTGCCGGCTAGAGACCGGGGAGGTAGCATTATTTGGCACGGACTCCTCAGGGTCCGAGGGTGAAGCCTCTTTAGCAGCAACTTTGGACCAATTAGCTGTCATTCCTTCATCACCTACAGACACTGCTCTGCCCCCATTAGATGCTTTGTTGGAAGTTTTTGCAGAGAATGTACCAGGGGATAAGGAATTCTGTAGAGAGCTGTTGCAGTGTTTAAAGGAAGCAAGGAGTGATGCGGGCAAGGTGGTTGATTGT CTAGTCACCAACGTGACGCTACTCCTCACCTGTGACGACACATGGACGGACGAGGAGTTCCTCAATGTGTGTGTGAGCCTGCTGAGCGTGTGTGCgtgcgggggcggcgcgcgggggcgcggaGCGCGGGGGGCCGCCGCGGTGTTGAGGCAGCTGGTGGATAATGTGGCTAGTGAGACGCAG CTCTTCCAGCTAACCTCTACCATCGTCTCAGCCTCCATTCCTTCATAA
- the LOC105397770 gene encoding uncharacterized protein LOC105397770 translates to MSIEIIESEKDMSTNKIARVNDTSVNDRENETHNADDKEKGDLTILSENLEEVLATLENDSDMAIDNEVITLEDTIIETEKGSDNIASKKEQVSVTDLVVTANIQESLATEKENNMLSGELDGDAELNTKNPEVMETNDVNENKQPSEDDVIEVKLESEVISITDDEDVVMLERDADNSMSGDGIALSNKIKVQNSSESELLATLKHLTTQSANKHHPDRMKVVVGVDKLQLLLGNGW, encoded by the exons ATGTCTATAGAAATAATAGAAAGTGAAAAAGATATGTCTACGAATAAAATAGCAAGAGTCAATGATACATCAGTAAATGACAGAGAAAATGAAACTCATAATGCAGATGATAAAGAAAAAGGGGACCTTACAATCCTTAGTGAGAATTTGGAGGAAGTGTTAGCAACCTTAGAAAATGATAGTGACATGGCTATAGACAATGAGGTAATAACACTGGAAGACACTATTATTGAGACAGAAAAAGGCAGTGATAATATAGCGAGTAAGAAAGAACAAGTCTCAGTGACAGACCTTGTAGTTACAGCAAACATTCAAGAGAGTCTTGCGACAGAAAAGGAAAACAATATGCTCTCTGGTGAGCTAGACGGAGATGCagaattaaatactaaaaaccCAGAAGTAATGGAAACAAATGATGTTAACGAAAATAAACAACCAAGCGAAGATGATGTTATTGAAGTTAAATTAGAAAGTGAAGTTATTTCTATAACCGATGATGAAGACGTAGTAATGTTAGAAAGAGATGCAGATAACAGTATGAGTGGTGATGGAATAGCTTTATCCAATAAGATTAAAGTTCAGAACTCTAGTGAATCGGAGCTTCTGGCGACTTTGAAACATCTGACGACACAGTCGGCAAACAAACATCATCCAGATAGAATGAAG GTGGTGGTAGGTGTGGACAAACTACAGCTTCTGCTGGGTAACGGATGGTAG